The Anabaena sp. WA102 genome contains a region encoding:
- a CDS encoding NAD-dependent epimerase/dehydratase family protein: MKVLVTGTEGYLGSLLPSLLMQKGHEVIGVDTGFYKVGWLYNGTNVTAKTLNKDIRDINPEDLEGVEAIVHMAELSNDPTGQLSPTITYDINHLGSVRLANLAKSVGVRRFVYMSSCSVYGVASEGDITESSPVNPQTAYAECKTLVERDVQPLADDDFSPTFMRNATAFGASPRMRFDIVLNNLAGLAWTTKEIKMTSDGTPWRPLVHALDICKAIVCALEAPRDIIHNQIFNVGDTANNYRVKEIAEIVADVFPGCQLSFGTNGSDNRSYRVSFEKINTILPGFKCDWNAQLGAGQLFSLFKQIDMNEDTFLSRGFTRLKQLEYLIRTEQIDKDFFWNKQENY, translated from the coding sequence ATGAAAGTTTTAGTAACTGGCACAGAAGGTTATCTTGGTTCTTTATTGCCTTCTTTATTAATGCAAAAAGGACATGAAGTTATTGGTGTTGATACTGGTTTTTATAAAGTTGGTTGGCTATATAATGGAACTAACGTCACAGCTAAAACCCTAAATAAAGATATTCGTGATATCAATCCCGAAGATTTAGAAGGTGTGGAAGCTATTGTTCACATGGCGGAATTATCTAATGATCCTACTGGACAATTATCTCCTACCATTACTTATGATATTAATCATTTAGGTTCAGTTCGTCTAGCTAATTTGGCAAAATCAGTAGGTGTCCGCCGTTTTGTTTATATGTCCTCCTGTAGTGTTTACGGTGTGGCTAGTGAAGGTGATATTACAGAATCATCACCAGTTAATCCACAAACAGCTTACGCAGAATGTAAAACATTAGTAGAAAGAGATGTTCAACCATTAGCTGATGATGACTTTTCTCCTACTTTCATGCGGAATGCGACTGCTTTTGGTGCTTCCCCCAGAATGCGTTTTGATATTGTTTTAAACAATTTGGCTGGCTTGGCTTGGACTACAAAAGAAATTAAAATGACCAGTGATGGTACACCTTGGCGGCCATTAGTTCACGCTTTAGATATTTGTAAAGCCATTGTTTGTGCCTTGGAAGCACCCAGAGATATTATTCACAATCAAATCTTTAATGTTGGCGATACAGCAAATAATTATCGAGTTAAAGAAATAGCGGAAATCGTTGCTGATGTTTTCCCCGGTTGTCAATTATCTTTTGGAACTAATGGTTCAGATAATCGCAGCTATCGAGTATCTTTTGAAAAAATTAACACAATTCTACCTGGATTTAAGTGTGATTGGAATGCTCAACTTGGTGCTGGACAATTATTTAGTTTGTTTAAGCAAATTGATATGAATGAAGATACTTTCTTGTCTAGAGGATTCACCCGCTTAAAACAATTAGAGTATCTAATTCGCACAGAACAAATTGACAAAGATTTCTTCTGGAACAAACAGGAAAACTATTAA
- a CDS encoding phytanoyl-CoA dioxygenase, whose translation MLNKISTISSELNYRVSLWHHGKNLPAISAKDQLIVDTLKTSGVYITSLEDLGFSSTATMLATANSCTDRMVNPRDIHAGYKLPQIYTVTDLPEFFNWGMESRLQNIIEHYIGLPIAFHGVHVRKDFPNEKQLETLLWHKDSEDRRMIKVIIYLNDVTEEHGPFEYIRLPTNALEQVKNYQVDYELWRVNFLGINDDKMMKVIPKSAWKSCPGKAGTVIFADVRNILHHGTVRTQERSTIFFTYTAKSPKRPELCTQYHDDTFPKINPQLGLKV comes from the coding sequence ATGCTGAACAAAATTTCAACTATAAGTTCTGAGTTGAATTATCGAGTATCACTTTGGCATCATGGTAAAAATTTACCTGCTATTAGTGCAAAAGATCAATTGATTGTTGATACCCTAAAAACATCAGGTGTTTATATCACATCTTTGGAAGATTTAGGTTTTTCATCTACGGCTACAATGTTAGCTACTGCTAATAGTTGTACTGATAGAATGGTAAATCCTAGAGATATTCATGCAGGATACAAATTACCACAAATTTATACCGTTACAGATTTACCAGAATTTTTTAATTGGGGAATGGAATCCCGCTTACAAAATATCATTGAGCATTATATAGGTTTACCTATCGCTTTTCATGGTGTTCATGTACGGAAAGACTTTCCTAATGAAAAACAATTGGAAACTTTACTATGGCATAAAGATTCTGAAGATAGACGCATGATTAAAGTCATTATCTATCTAAATGATGTGACTGAAGAACATGGACCATTTGAATATATTCGACTACCGACTAATGCTTTAGAGCAAGTTAAAAATTATCAAGTTGATTATGAGTTGTGGCGGGTTAATTTTTTGGGAATTAACGATGATAAAATGATGAAAGTCATTCCTAAATCAGCTTGGAAATCATGTCCTGGTAAAGCTGGAACTGTGATTTTTGCAGATGTGAGAAATATTTTACATCATGGGACTGTGAGAACCCAAGAACGATCAACTATATTTTTCACATACACGGCTAAATCTCCTAAACGACCTGAACTTTGTACACAATATCATGATGATACCTTTCCCAAAATAAATCCCCAATTAGGATTAAAGGTATAA
- a CDS encoding glycosyltransferase family 2 protein — translation MNKLLTIAIPTYNRAELLDKQLTWLSQAIQGFESECEILVSDNCSTDHTQSIISKWQNILTNITFKSNKNPENIGVMRNIFHCLSSATTKYVWTIGDDDPIQERAVAYVMDKIKNIDDLSLLFLNFSGRNKITGEPVHPPKIVGNRWFDADTEDGEGDGKAIFEHCFTKSVGAVIFLTATVYRADLIKRALQIWPTASNNWISLAYLAGYCAANGRVIVTKDIYLECIVGVSYWQKEPKSALLMQYQHIPEVILKLEQVGYSKAYCCRMLLQNYHEVDLKVFLGAMRRWPVSAIKTVIPFLGLASVAALELIPMREFKVAESEMDRTTTSEVRNYKG, via the coding sequence ATGAATAAACTACTAACTATTGCTATTCCTACTTACAATCGAGCCGAGTTACTAGATAAACAATTAACTTGGTTATCCCAAGCTATTCAAGGATTTGAATCAGAGTGTGAAATTTTAGTTTCTGATAACTGTTCTACAGATCATACTCAATCTATTATTAGTAAATGGCAAAATATTCTCACAAACATCACATTTAAATCCAATAAAAATCCTGAAAACATAGGCGTAATGCGAAATATTTTTCATTGCCTAAGTTCTGCCACAACCAAGTATGTTTGGACAATTGGTGATGATGATCCAATTCAGGAAAGAGCAGTTGCCTATGTGATGGATAAAATTAAAAATATTGATGATTTATCATTATTGTTTCTGAATTTTTCTGGTCGAAACAAAATTACTGGTGAACCAGTACATCCACCAAAAATAGTTGGTAATCGCTGGTTTGATGCCGATACAGAAGATGGTGAAGGTGATGGTAAAGCAATATTTGAACATTGTTTTACTAAAAGTGTAGGAGCAGTAATTTTTCTAACTGCTACAGTATATCGTGCTGATTTAATTAAACGCGCTCTCCAAATTTGGCCAACTGCTAGTAATAATTGGATATCTTTAGCATATTTAGCCGGTTATTGTGCTGCTAATGGCAGAGTAATTGTGACTAAAGATATCTATTTAGAATGTATTGTTGGTGTTAGTTATTGGCAAAAAGAACCGAAATCTGCACTTTTAATGCAATACCAACATATACCTGAAGTTATTTTAAAACTTGAGCAAGTTGGTTATTCTAAAGCATATTGTTGTCGGATGCTTTTACAAAACTACCATGAAGTAGACCTGAAAGTTTTTTTAGGAGCGATGAGAAGATGGCCTGTATCGGCTATTAAGACAGTAATTCCTTTTTTAGGTTTAGCTAGTGTGGCAGCATTGGAATTAATACCAATGAGAGAATTTAAAGTAGCAGAATCAGAAATGGATAGAACAACGACTTCGGAAGTCAGAAACTATAAGGGATAA
- a CDS encoding glycosyltransferase family 2 protein, with product MQKLLTIAIPTYNRAALLDKQLAWLATAIKGFESECEIIISDNCSTDNTPGVVKKWQTAFSNTVFIANRNRENIGLMPNIAFCLQAAGSKYVWTVGDDDPIQERTLGYVINKIKENPSLSLMFLNCCGRDKNTNKVLVEHWFPSDSDEIIVDSKPVFQRYLQGSFGGVLFMTATIYNTELVQQALQNWTTSCKNLASQAYWTGFCAAYGNIIVTQDNYLECTMHASSLEENPRWSLMMRYVYIPEIYLKLLSLGYSAKFCQRMILENIFNLSDWKILLGALRRWPVLATNIIITYLQLVGRFIYQMNFNQKKSAINISRISN from the coding sequence ATGCAAAAGTTACTAACCATTGCTATTCCTACATACAATCGCGCTGCTTTACTAGATAAACAACTGGCTTGGTTAGCAACAGCAATCAAAGGTTTTGAATCAGAATGTGAAATTATTATTTCTGATAATTGCTCAACAGATAATACACCGGGAGTTGTGAAAAAATGGCAAACTGCTTTTAGTAATACTGTATTTATAGCGAATAGAAATCGGGAAAATATAGGGTTAATGCCAAACATTGCTTTTTGTCTTCAAGCTGCTGGTAGTAAATATGTTTGGACTGTGGGTGATGACGATCCAATTCAGGAAAGGACTCTAGGTTATGTCATCAATAAAATTAAAGAAAATCCCAGTTTGTCACTGATGTTTCTCAACTGTTGTGGACGAGACAAAAATACAAATAAAGTTTTGGTAGAACACTGGTTTCCTAGTGATAGTGATGAAATCATTGTTGATAGTAAACCTGTATTTCAAAGGTATTTACAGGGTAGTTTTGGGGGTGTACTATTCATGACAGCTACCATTTATAATACCGAACTTGTGCAACAAGCTTTGCAAAACTGGACTACTTCATGTAAAAATTTAGCATCCCAAGCATATTGGACTGGATTTTGTGCGGCTTATGGAAATATCATTGTTACTCAAGATAATTATTTGGAATGTACAATGCACGCTAGTTCCCTAGAAGAAAATCCTCGATGGTCACTAATGATGCGATATGTCTACATCCCGGAGATTTATCTGAAATTATTAAGTTTAGGATATTCTGCTAAATTTTGTCAACGAATGATTCTAGAAAATATTTTCAACCTGAGTGATTGGAAAATATTATTGGGTGCTTTAAGAAGATGGCCAGTTCTAGCCACCAATATTATAATTACCTACTTGCAATTAGTAGGTAGATTCATCTATCAAATGAATTTTAATCAAAAAAAATCAGCAATAAATATCTCACGAATAAGTAATTAA
- a CDS encoding tetratricopeptide repeat protein yields the protein MQVLRHLPNPEILNLSVSVGHGGEACIYAVPSDENLVAKVYHKPTVSYAQKLRAMLANPPVNPTDNLGHISIAWPQELLQAADGSGKVVGFVMPRIRGMRPIMDFYNPGIRRQHCPLFNYQYLLRTARNLAAAFSALHASRYCVGDVNESNILVSDTALVTLVDTDSFQVTEPLQNVVYRCSVGKPEYTPPELQNKTFADYDREIHHDLFGLAVLIFQLLMEGTHPFSGIFQGAVDPPTYQGRILSGHFTYSQKKQVPYLPTPISPSWNLLHPSLRDLFVRCFEDGHDQPLLRPNAQTWLSALTAVEESLMICQVNLQHLYHNHLDKCPWCERTKRLGGRDPFPSLLAIASKQHLQPRAQPKSKRRYIPTPRITQPLTPNSPVYHWQPIANQQFYHPPAGKKLNRKVYGVICGVMGLGLLGYLDVMIKFTRPFVSQNPYTQQSLMSRTSNQTADLPSLSFADYYQRGDTAYHQKDYEEAVANFTEATKKNPQSAKGYINLGNAQYNLNNYEAALANYNQALKLNPQEVKAYINRGNAYYMLADYSSDPDKEYKQAIADFNAAINIDKTDAEAYVRRGIVRFEITKYINNSFPEYQRSIADFTEAIKLNSAKIDAYFQRGLVRYQMAQYSSNYATEYKQAIADFTEALKLNPRLAKGYLKRGMAYYELAQYREGIADKNHVQAVADLETAAKVSLEQNDMDNYQQSLSSICIVVANKCDSLLSNTILTGQSN from the coding sequence ATGCAGGTACTACGTCATCTTCCTAACCCGGAAATTCTCAACCTCTCTGTCAGTGTGGGACATGGTGGTGAAGCTTGTATCTATGCAGTTCCATCGGATGAGAATTTGGTAGCGAAAGTATATCATAAACCAACTGTCTCTTATGCCCAAAAACTGCGGGCGATGCTTGCTAATCCTCCTGTGAATCCGACGGATAATTTAGGGCATATTTCTATTGCTTGGCCACAGGAATTATTGCAAGCGGCGGATGGTAGCGGTAAGGTCGTTGGTTTTGTGATGCCCAGGATTCGGGGAATGCGACCAATTATGGATTTTTATAATCCAGGGATTCGCCGACAACATTGCCCTTTGTTTAATTATCAATATTTATTGCGAACTGCCCGGAATCTGGCTGCGGCTTTTTCGGCTTTGCACGCCAGCCGATACTGTGTTGGTGATGTGAATGAGTCGAATATTTTGGTGAGTGATACGGCTTTGGTGACGTTGGTGGATACGGACTCGTTTCAAGTGACCGAACCGTTGCAGAATGTTGTTTATCGTTGTTCTGTGGGTAAGCCTGAATATACACCTCCAGAATTACAGAATAAAACTTTTGCGGACTATGATCGAGAAATTCATCATGATTTGTTTGGGTTGGCTGTGCTGATTTTTCAGTTGTTAATGGAAGGAACTCACCCATTTTCTGGGATATTTCAAGGGGCGGTAGATCCTCCAACCTACCAAGGGAGGATTCTTTCTGGACATTTTACCTATAGTCAAAAGAAACAAGTTCCCTATCTACCAACGCCTATTTCTCCTAGCTGGAATCTGCTTCATCCTAGTTTGCGGGATTTATTTGTGCGTTGTTTTGAGGATGGTCATGATCAACCTTTGTTACGCCCTAATGCTCAAACTTGGTTGTCGGCTTTAACGGCGGTGGAGGAGAGTCTGATGATTTGTCAGGTGAATCTTCAGCATCTTTATCATAATCATTTGGATAAGTGTCCTTGGTGTGAGCGGACTAAAAGATTGGGTGGGAGAGATCCATTTCCGTCATTGCTGGCGATCGCTTCTAAACAACATCTACAACCACGCGCCCAACCTAAGTCTAAACGTCGCTATATTCCTACTCCCCGCATCACTCAGCCATTAACACCAAATTCTCCGGTATATCATTGGCAACCTATAGCTAATCAGCAATTTTATCATCCTCCTGCTGGTAAAAAATTAAATCGGAAGGTATATGGTGTGATTTGTGGGGTGATGGGATTGGGTCTTTTGGGCTATTTGGATGTAATGATTAAATTTACCCGTCCTTTTGTTTCCCAAAATCCTTACACTCAACAAAGTTTGATGTCTCGTACATCTAATCAAACTGCTGATTTGCCAAGTCTTTCTTTTGCGGATTACTACCAGCGCGGTGATACTGCTTATCATCAAAAAGATTATGAAGAAGCAGTTGCCAACTTCACCGAAGCTACTAAAAAGAATCCCCAATCTGCCAAAGGGTATATAAATTTGGGTAATGCCCAATATAATTTAAATAATTATGAGGCGGCATTAGCTAATTATAACCAAGCTTTGAAGTTGAATCCTCAAGAGGTTAAAGCCTATATAAATCGCGGTAATGCTTACTATATGCTGGCTGACTATAGTAGTGATCCTGATAAGGAATACAAACAAGCGATCGCTGATTTTAATGCCGCCATCAATATAGATAAAACTGATGCGGAAGCTTATGTCAGACGGGGTATTGTCAGATTTGAAATTACTAAATACATCAATAATTCTTTTCCAGAATACCAAAGGTCAATTGCTGATTTTACTGAAGCCATTAAACTCAATTCAGCTAAAATAGATGCTTACTTTCAACGGGGTTTGGTTCGTTATCAAATGGCGCAATACAGTAGTAATTATGCAACAGAATATAAACAGGCGATCGCTGATTTTACTGAAGCATTAAAACTTAATCCCCGATTGGCTAAAGGTTATCTAAAACGTGGGATGGCTTACTATGAATTAGCACAATATAGAGAAGGTATAGCTGACAAAAATCATGTTCAAGCAGTTGCGGATTTAGAAACAGCCGCTAAAGTTTCTTTGGAGCAAAATGATATGGATAATTATCAACAGTCTTTGAGTAGTATTTGTATCGTTGTTGCTAATAAATGTGATAGTTTATTATCTAACACAATTCTCACTGGACAAAGTAATTGA
- the rfbF gene encoding glucose-1-phosphate cytidylyltransferase, whose translation MKAVILAGGLGTRLSEETSIRPKPMVEVGGKPILWHIMKTYSAHGINDFIICCGYKGYVIKEYFANYFLHMSDVTFDMRFNQMNVHSGYAEPWRVTLVNTGDNTMTGGRLKQVREHIGNETFCFTYGDGVSNINITELIKFHREQKTLATLSAVQPAGRFGAISLGQEQTKITSFKEKPEGDGAWINGGYFVLEPQVIDFIADTSTVWEKEPLEKLADLEQLAAYKHDGFWQPMDTLRDKNYLEELWKSGKAPWQVW comes from the coding sequence ATGAAAGCAGTAATTTTAGCAGGAGGTCTGGGTACAAGGTTAAGTGAAGAAACCAGTATCAGACCCAAACCAATGGTTGAAGTTGGTGGTAAGCCAATTCTTTGGCACATAATGAAAACTTACTCTGCTCATGGTATTAATGATTTCATCATTTGTTGCGGTTACAAAGGTTATGTCATTAAAGAATACTTTGCTAACTATTTTTTACATATGTCAGATGTGACATTTGATATGCGATTTAATCAAATGAATGTCCATTCTGGATATGCTGAACCCTGGCGCGTCACCTTAGTAAATACAGGTGATAATACAATGACAGGCGGACGTTTAAAGCAAGTTCGTGAACATATTGGGAATGAAACCTTTTGCTTTACCTATGGTGATGGTGTAAGTAATATCAATATTACAGAATTAATTAAATTCCATCGAGAGCAAAAGACATTAGCAACACTCAGCGCAGTGCAACCAGCAGGAAGATTTGGAGCAATTTCTCTAGGACAGGAACAAACTAAAATAACTAGTTTTAAAGAAAAACCTGAAGGTGATGGTGCTTGGATTAATGGGGGCTATTTTGTTCTCGAACCCCAAGTAATTGATTTTATTGCTGATACCTCAACTGTGTGGGAGAAAGAACCATTAGAAAAGTTAGCTGATTTAGAACAGTTAGCGGCTTACAAACATGATGGTTTTTGGCAACCAATGGACACATTAAGAGATAAAAACTATCTAGAGGAGCTATGGAAAAGTGGTAAAGCTCCTTGGCAAGTTTGGTAA
- the lhgO gene encoding L-2-hydroxyglutarate oxidase, whose protein sequence is MYDFAIIGGGIVGLSTAMALGERYPHAKILVLEKESEWAFHQTGNNSGVIHSGIYYKPGSFKAQFSRDGSRSMVEFCQKYDIDHEVCGKVIVASNQQELPRLENLYTRGLENGIPVKRISPEEVKEIEPHVSCVGGVQVFSTGIVNYKQVCLKYAELIRNQGGDLRLNTQVLKIVRSGRNQVLETNNGRFETRFVINCAGLHSDRIAKLGKANPEAKIVPFRGEYYELTPEKRYLVKTLIYPVPNPDFPFLGVHFTRMIDNTVHAGPNAVLSLKREGYKKTDFDFRDFAEVITYPGFWKLAAKHADEGIQEIIRSFSKAAFVKSLQKLIPEIQAADVIPTHAGVRAQALMNNGSLVDDFLIIAGENSIHVCNAPSPAATSSLEIGKAIVKQIPEPTHLHSLVS, encoded by the coding sequence ATGTACGATTTTGCGATTATTGGTGGGGGAATAGTTGGACTTTCCACTGCAATGGCTTTAGGAGAGCGTTATCCTCATGCTAAAATATTAGTGTTAGAAAAGGAGAGCGAATGGGCATTTCATCAAACTGGTAATAATAGCGGTGTCATTCATTCCGGTATTTACTATAAACCGGGAAGCTTTAAGGCTCAATTTTCCCGTGATGGTAGCCGTTCAATGGTAGAATTTTGCCAGAAATATGATATTGATCATGAAGTTTGTGGTAAAGTAATTGTTGCTAGTAATCAACAAGAATTACCTCGCTTAGAAAATCTCTACACACGCGGGTTAGAAAACGGTATTCCTGTTAAAAGAATTAGCCCAGAAGAAGTTAAAGAAATTGAACCTCATGTTAGTTGCGTTGGTGGAGTTCAGGTATTCAGCACAGGAATTGTTAATTACAAACAGGTTTGTTTAAAATATGCGGAATTAATTCGCAATCAAGGGGGAGATTTACGTCTCAATACCCAAGTTTTAAAAATTGTCCGCAGTGGTAGAAATCAGGTATTAGAAACTAACAATGGCAGGTTTGAAACTCGATTTGTGATCAATTGTGCCGGATTGCATAGCGATCGCATTGCAAAATTAGGTAAAGCTAATCCTGAAGCTAAGATCGTTCCCTTTCGCGGTGAATATTACGAACTTACCCCCGAAAAACGCTATTTGGTGAAAACTCTCATTTACCCAGTTCCTAACCCAGATTTCCCCTTCCTCGGCGTGCATTTCACCCGGATGATTGATAACACTGTCCATGCAGGACCCAATGCAGTTTTAAGTCTGAAACGTGAAGGTTACAAAAAAACCGACTTTGACTTCAGAGATTTTGCCGAAGTTATCACCTATCCTGGCTTTTGGAAACTAGCAGCAAAACACGCCGACGAAGGAATTCAAGAAATCATTCGTTCCTTTAGTAAAGCAGCCTTTGTCAAAAGTTTGCAAAAACTCATCCCCGAAATTCAAGCCGCAGATGTAATTCCCACCCATGCAGGAGTTCGCGCTCAAGCATTAATGAATAATGGTTCTCTGGTAGATGACTTTTTAATCATTGCAGGTGAGAATTCCATTCATGTTTGCAATGCACCTTCACCCGCTGCAACTTCTTCCTTAGAAATTGGTAAAGCTATAGTTAAGCAAATACCAGAACCTACTCATTTGCACAGTTTAGTAAGTTAG